The following is a genomic window from Deltaproteobacteria bacterium.
CGCATCACGATGCGCTTCTTACACGCTAGGTGGCCCGCTTAGTCAGTAGAGGCTCTATGAAGCCTCTACTCTACGGGGCGGGTAGACCGCTAGAGCCTGCCGGCAACGGCGGGCCCAGAGAAATGATCATCGCCGAAGGCGATGCCCGCCAAAGTATTAGTGGCGGGCCTATCCGCCAAAAAACGCGGCGGATGCCCTTCGGGCACAGAATCCGGCTTACGGGTTTCAATGAATGACAGGGGGCGCCTTCTCCCTATCGGGAGGGGGCGCCCTTCATTTTTTGTGATTTTACATACTTGACATAATTTTTGTATTTTGTAAAATTAACGTAGATATTATGGATGTGCAAAACGACGCGGTTTACAAACCGGAGGAGATCGCCCGGCTCCTGAAGGTAACGGGGGGGACAATCCGCAATCTGATCAAAAAGGGGTCCCTTTTTGCCTATCAGGTGGGCGACCAGTACCGCATTCCCCGTTACGCCCTCGAGCAGTGGCTTTCCCCCTTTCGGGGGGTGGACTGGGAATCGATCGGCTTCGGCCTCTGGAAGAAGGACCGTCCCACGAAAAATCCGGTTCGTTACGTGGAGGCCTTAAGAAAGGCAAAGTACGCAAGCGTTAAAGACTACCTGTCGGATCTTGATGCAACTTCTTAATCAGTGAACCTGCTTCTCGACACCGACGTCCTTATTTACTTTTTACGAGGCGACCCGCGGATCAAGTCGCTTTTGCTCTTGAACCATTCCTTCTACTACTCCTACATCACAAAAAAGGAACTGCTCAAGAAGCCGGGGTTGAGTACTGCCGAGGCGGAGGCGATCATGCGTCTTCTCAACCGTCTCCGGCAGGTCTCCATTGATGGAAGGATAGCATCTCTGGCGGGGGAACTGCTGAAAAAACACCGCCACCGGGGTTTAAAAATTCCCGACGCTCTTATTGCGGCGAGTTCCATCGCCAAAAACCTGACCCTCGTGACCTTTAACCGGAAACATTTTCGTTTTATCCCCGGCCTTTTGCTTTTTTCCATGGAGACTTTGGGCGGAACAGGGTAAACGAGGAGGAAAGATTTTAATGTTAAAATGCTGTTTCCTGTTTTTCCCGCTTTTGTTCGTTATCGCCTGCGCCACAAACCGCGCCGTTGAACTCTATCCGCTCAAAAGGGCGAAAGAGCCGATCGCCGACCGCTATGTCTTCATGATCGTCATCGACGGCCCGCGGGTGGATGACATGGAAAAACTGGTGGAAGAAGGGAAACTGCCGACAATTCGCAAAACCTTTTTCGAAAACGGCGCGCGGTTTAAAAACTCAACTTCCGTTTTTCCCAGCTCGTCGTCGTCGGGGCATCAGTCCATCATGACGGGGCTCTTTCCGGGGAGAAACGGCGTCCCGGCGTTGAGCTGGGTCGATCGCGCCAACAAAAAAGTGGTGGAGTACTTGAGGGCCGCCGGCTTAAAGCGCCTCAACACCTCCCTCTTCAACTTCCGCCGCCTCTTCAACCCGAATGCGGAATTTTCCGACACACCGCATATGCTCTATACCGCCCTCGACGGCCACCCCACCTTCAACAGTTTTGAGCAGGCCTCTTTCGGGGCAACACGGTTCCAGCCGAAATTCCTCCTCCCCTACGGCTGGCAGTACGCCGTCGCCCGCGACTACGAATATACCGACGTCAAGGCGGCCGAAAAAACGGTGCGGTTTCTCTCGGAAGCCCGCCTGGAAAACTTCCCCCGCGTGACCGCCACCGCTTTTTACACCGTCGACATGCTTTTGCATGAGGAAGAGCCGGTCTCCGAGCGCATCGTCAATGCCTACCGGCATATCGATGTCTTCTTAAGGGAGTTGAAGGGATTGCTGGCCAAAAAAGGGGTTTTGGACAAATCGGTCTTCATTTTGACCGGCGATCACGGTTTTCATGTGACGGAAGAAAAGCAGGTCAGTCTGCGGGATCTTTTGCAAAAGGAAGGGATGAACGCAAAGGACTCCCCCTCTTTCGGCGCGGCCGATGTGATTGTGACCGGCCGGGCCATCTCTTCCAACACCCTCTATCTGAAGCTCGACAAAGAGTGGGAGCGGGAGGCGTTTCTTGAAGACTGGGAGGCCACTCCTTCAAAGAGCCATCCCGGAAAAAATATTGTCGAGGGGTTGATCGATCATCCCGGCATCGAATGGATTATCGGCCGGCGCAAAGACAGCTCCGTGGAGGCCCGGACAAAAAGCGGCAGGGCGCGGATTTATCACACGCGGATCAACGGTGAGGATTTTTATCAATACGAAGTCCCCGCCGGTTTTGTGGATCCCTTTAGCCATAACTCCCCCCATCCCCCTTACGTTTCGCCGGTTCTGCGGCAAAAAGAGGGAAGGTTTTTCGAAGGGAACGGCCATCCGGACGCCATTGTCCTTGCCTCATCCCTTTTTGACGACGGCCGGGCCGAAGGGATTTATGTGGCGCTTGATCCCGGTTGGAACATCCGGCGAAAAAAACGGGGGAACCACGGCTCCCTCGACAGCGAGGACATCCGCGTCCCCCTGTGGTTTTCGGGAAGCGGAATCAGGCCGGGGAAATACGTATTCGGCCGAACCGTGGACATCTACCCCACGGTGATCTCTCTTTTTGGCCTTTCGTTTGATGCGCGGGACACCGACGGCCGGGTTTTGACTGAAATTCTTGAATCTCCTCCGGGAGCCATAACCCGTGCCTCTTCCGCCTCTTTCACCCTTGCGGGGATTGAACTGGAACTCTTAAGAAAGGGCCATGTTTCGGGCGGTCGAGCGGGTTCTTTGGCCCTTGAGGCCAAAAACGAATTGCAAAGGCGATTGATCGTTGAAGAGAACATTCAAAAATGGGAGGGCCGGCTCCGCACCGACTACGGCGATGCCCTCGACAAATCGTCCCCGAAAGGGATCAAGGCGCGCCAGATTTTAAGGAGTCTTCGGCACGCAAAAGAGTTGGCGACAGAGTCGCGCGAGAGAATGGAAAAAATATGTCATTGAAGTTTTTTTTCAACCGAAAAGGAACCGTCATCACAAGCCTCACCACCCTCGGATGGCTTTTGACACTTTGGAATCTCTCCCGTCTTTTTCAAGAAACCGGCCGCGGCATTTTGATCCCTTTCACCTTTCTGACCTTTGTCATTCTCTGCCTCTTCATCACCACCACCCGCTTTATCCCATGGTATCCCGGAAAATTCCGCGGTTTCGGCATCGAGGAGCACTTTGAAAAAACGCTGGTCCCTGCCTCCTATATTATGGTTGTCACGGGGATCATCTACCCCCTCTGGAGAAACTGCTGGCCCTTTCTTTTTTTCGTCGATCTCCTTTTGATCGTTATCATTTCAGTCAACTTTATCCTCCTTTATTTCCATTTTCGGGACCAAGACCCCCTTCCCCCCTCCTATTTTGCCCAAAATCTGCATAAAAACATAAAATGAACAAAATATTTATAATTGTTCATCTATGACTTTTTTCCGGAAAAATAATTCAAAAAAGAAAATAGACATCATTTTGAACCCGTGCTACATTTCGCCAATACAATACGTGACATTACGATATAAAAAGGCGATTTCCAGAGACAAGGTCTCGAGAAAGGGGGAGCCTATGGGGTTGGAAAAATTTGGTCTCATTATTCTTTTGAATTACTTAAACCAGATGGGTCAGGTGAAAAACCATTTGCAGTTGGCTCTTAAAGAAATTTTATTGGCCATGCAGTCCTCGCTCGACATTGTCTCCAAATCAACCGCCAACACCATCTTGAGCAGTTCCAGCGAAATGCTCGAACCCCTTCTTGGCCCGGTTCAAAAAATCATCAACTACACCATCGATCGAATCACCCCCGTCGAAATGCGCATCGACCTGCGCGATGAGGAAAGCCGGCGGATCAAACAGCATATTGTCGACTCCATCATCTCCGCCATCGATGACGAAATCCTCAACACCCGGGCGAGCACATCCGAAAAATACAAATTGAAAGTCGAGGCGCTCTCCACCGTCAAACAGGTCCTGCTCAACCAGAAAAAGGCCCCATTTCATCCGGAAGACGTTGAGGCGCCGTCCGCCCGTCCCGCCAAAGTTGCCTAAAAAAATATTGCTTGAAATAATTCTTCGGGTCGTATCTGATATCCGATGACGCGGCCATGACGCATTCTTGACGCGCTCACGATATGAATAAAGATGTGCGCAGGACAATCATCATCAAGCGCTACCAGAACCGCAAGCTCTACGACACGCAGAATTCCACCTATGTCACCCTCGACGACCGCCACCATGATCAAGCAGGGGGAAGACGCAAAGATCATCGACAACCGGACAAAAGAGGATTTGACCTCCGTCACCCTGGCCCAGATCATCTTCGAGGAGGAAAAGAAAAACAAAAGCCTCCTCCCCCTGGCGGCCCTCCGGCGCGTCATTCAGGAAGGGGGGGGCGCCATCAAGGATTTTTTCGAAAAGACGGTGGACACCGGCGTTTCCACTTTTTCACGCGCCAAGGAAGAGGCCGAAAAGGTCATCGACAAGATCACCGACAAATTGGCGCCGGATGACAACGGCAACATCTTTCAGGAAGTCCTCCACAAGACCCAGGACTTTTCCAAAAAAATCGACGAAAAAATCAAATCGACCGTCGAGTCGGTCACGCATGTCACCTCTCTGCAAAACGAAATCCGCAATCTGCGGAAAAAAATCGCCCAGCTCGAAAAGAAGTTGAAAGAGTACGAACCGTAAGGGCAAATGACCCTCTCCGAACTTTTAAACAAGCGCCTTATCCTCCTTTCGGGAAAGGGAGGGGTGGGCAAAACCACCGTCTCCGTCCTTCTGGCCCTTTTGGCCTCCCGGCTCAAAAAAAAGGTCCTCGTTATCGAGATGAACTCCACCGAACGGGTCGCCCCTTTTTTTGGCCTTAAAACAATCGGCCACCGCGAGATTCCGCTGGCCCCCTACATCACCGGCATCAACTTAAGCCCCCGCGACTGTTTTGAAGAGTACGTTTTGATGCAGATCCGGTTCAAGGCCATCTACGACGCCTTTTTCAACAACCGTTTTGTCGGCTATTTTTTGAACGCCGTTCCTGGGTTGAACGAATTGTTGATGATCGGCAAAATTTTCTACCTGGAAAAACAAAAAGACAAACGGACGGCCGAGCCGCTCTACGACATCATTATTGTCGACGGCCCCGCCACCGGACACGGAATCTCCACCTTCGAGGTGCCGCGAATCGCGCGGGATGCCATCAAGGTGGGGCCTCTCCGCACGCAGTCCGACCGTATCTTAAGCCTTTTAAAAGATCCGGCGAGGACGGCCTTTTCGGTTGTGACGCTGGCCGAGGAGATGCCGGTGGTGGAGGCGGGAGAGTTGTTAACCATGGTCCGCGAAAAGCTCAATCTTCCTGTCGGACCGATCTTCATCAATGCCGTGCATCAGACGGACATAACCGAAGAAGAGGCCCGGATACTTGCCGGCAAAGCGCCTGAAAAAGACGATCCCCTTTATCCCTGGTTTGCCTATGCCTCGCTTTCATACCAGAGGGCGCGGTTAAACGCCGAATACCGGGAAATGTTGATGGAAAAAAACAAAAGTTTGGAGTGCATCGCCATTCCGTTTCAGTATGGAGAGACGACCTCGGCCAAGGGTCTTGAACCGATTGTGGAATTGTTGGCAATAAAATGAAAAATATCCTCACCGAAAAAAATCTCATCCTTGTCTGCGGAAGCGGCGGCGTCGGCAAAACCACAATGGCCGCGGCATTGGCTCTGAAAGGGGCCGCCCTTGGCTTAAAGACCATCGTTCTGACAATCGACCCGGCCAAACGGTTGGCCACCTCACTCGGCCTTGGTGAGCTTTCGGGAGAGGCAAAGAGCATCAACGGAAAAAAACTCTCCTCCATTTTCGGCGCGCCGGATATCCACTGTGACGCGATGATGCTCGACACCAAGCGAACCTTTGACCAGTTGGTGGCCAAATACGCCCCGAATAAGGAGGTTGAAACAAAGATCCTCAACAACAAAATTTACCGCCATCTCTCGGACATGATCGCCGGATCGCAGGAATACATGGCGATGGAAAAACTCTTTGAACTGGCCACGGAGGGCAAATATGATCTCATCGTCATCGACACGCCGCCGACAACCCATGCCATCGACTTTCTGGAGGCGCCCCAAAAGATGATCGACGCCATCGGCCACAGCATGATTCATCTCTTGTTGAAACCGGCGATGCTTGCGGGCAAATCGGGACTGAAATTTTTCGAGAAAGGATCGCGGATGATCCTGAAAATCTTCGACCGGATCACCGGATTTGCCTTTTTGCAGGATATTTCGGAAATGTTGATCTCATTTCAGGAATTGCTGGGGGGGTTCCAGGGACGGGCCGAGGAGGTGAAGAAAATTCTGATACAGCCGGAGACCTCTTTTGTTCTGGGTGCCGCCTGTGAGGAAAAATCGGTCCGCGAGGCCCAGTTTTTTTCGGAGCGTTTGAGCGCCCTGGGATTGCCGCTGGCCGGAGTCATTCTGAACCGGGTCCACCCCCTTTATCGAATCAAACCGGATGAGAAAAACGAAAAACAAAAAGACCTCGCCTCACGGATCGGGGTCAAATTGGCCGGTAAAATGATCCAATGTCTTGACCAGTTCGAGCCGATTGCCCGGCGGGACGAGGCTTACCGGAAGGAATTAAAAAAGGGGCTGACGGAGGAACAATTTTTGACGACCATCCCGCTTTTTGAATCGGACATTCACAGCCTGGAAGGGCTTTATTCGTTGACGGAGTATTTTTAACATTAAAATCAATATGAAACCCCTTGATCCATACCAAAAAAATGATAGGTTTTCAGGCTTGTGAGCGAGGATCGGATTTAATCCGTCCGAGCGAACGGGGGGTGCGGGGGCGCCAGCGGCAAAGCCCCCGATATTATGCAGGCCTACTTACAGCTCCTTAAAGATGTTCTCGAAAACGGCGAAAAAAGGGACGATCGTACCGGAACCGGCACCTTGAGCATTTTCGGCTATCAATGCAAATTTGATTTACGCGAAGGGTTCCCCCTCCTCACCACCAAAAAACTCCATCTCCTCTCCATTATCTATGAGCTCCTCTGGTTCCTCAAAGGAGAAACAAACGTCAAATTTCTCCGCGAAAACAAGGTGACCATCTGGGACGAGTGGGCGGACAAAAACGGCGAGTTGGGGCCGGTCTACGGGTATCAGTGGCGAAACTGGGGAAAAAAGGATATTAACCAGGGTGTCATCCCGGCCGAAGAGCCGGGATCCAGACCTCTTGAACAAAACCTGGATTCCCGCCTTCGCAGGAATGACATGCAAAAGGGTATTGATCAAATCTCTCAAGTTGTCGAATCCATCAAAAAAGATCCCAAGTCGCGACGGCATATCGTGAGCGCGTGGAATGTTTCGGACATCGAAAAGATGAAACTCCCTCCCTGTCACCTCCTCTTCCAATTTTACGTCCATGAGGACAAAAGACTCTCGTGTCAGCTCTATCAGCGGAGTGCGGATATTTTTCTTGGAGTGCCATTCAACATGGCAAGCTACGCGCTACTTCTGATGATGATGGCGCAGGTGACCGGATTGAAGCCGGGATATTTCGTCCATACCTTCGGCGACACCCATTTGTATCTCAATCACGTCGAGCAGGCCAAACTTCAAATCTCCCGCGAACCGCGGTCCTTGCCGACGATGAAAATCAATCCCGGTGTGAAGTCGATTTTTGAATTTAAATACGAGGATTTTATTCTGGAGAATTACAACCCGCATCCCGCAATTAAAGCGGATATTTCCGTATGACCCTCTCCATCATCGTCGCCATGAGCCAAAATGGAGTGATCGGAAAGGACAATAAAATTCCCTGGCACTTGTCCGAAGACCTCAAGCGCTTTAAACAACTCACCATGGGCCACCCGATTGTCATGGGACGAAAGACCTGTCAGTCGATCGGTAAACCGCTCCCGGGACGGGAAAATATTGTCATCACCCGGGATCCAAAGTTTCTCTCCGAAGGAGTCCGTGTGGTGCATAGTCTGGACGAAGCGATCAAGGGGCAAAAACCCGACGAAGAAATTTTTGTCATCGGTGGCGCAGAAATTTACCGGCTGGCCCTCCCGCCGGCTGAAAAAATTTATTTGACCCTTGTTGAAAGGAAATTCGGGGGTGACACCTATTTTCCAGAACCGGAATTTGAAAATCGGTTTGAGAAAATTGAGGAAACGAATGTCCTGCTTTCGGAAAAAAATGGTTTGCCTTACCGGTTTGTCGCCTTCAGGCGAAAATTCAAGTCATGAACAAAATAGCCGTCAAACCAGCTATCCTCGAGTTTCCGGTTGTTCCCGATGTCGGGAAGATTATTGAAATTGTCGGAAAAACCCCCGATTCGTTTCTGCTCGACAGCGCCGATCCCGCGCATCATTCGCGCCGGTATTCCTATGCGGGGTTTGCTCCCCAACAGATCGTGAGCGGATATGACAATCCGTGGCTAGCTCTTGAGGAAATTTATCGTGAAATCGCCACGCCGATTGATTCAACCGTTCCCTTCTGTGGTGGATTAGTTGGATTTCTTACTTATGAATCGGGCCAAAATCCCCCCCGCCCCCCTTTGACAAAGGGGGGAATGGGGGGATTTACGCCGGTGTATTGGTTTGGCCTCTACGATTCCGTTCTGGTTTTCGATCACATAAATAATCGCACCCTTTTAATCTCCTGGAAACTCTCATCCAAAGAACTCAAAGCCGAGGCCGACCGCTGGATGCATCTTTTCGAATCGACACCGATCCGGAACGAACAGTCGGGGATGACCGGCAAAATAGAAATTCCCTGGGAATACGGGCGCTATCAGGA
Proteins encoded in this region:
- a CDS encoding helix-turn-helix domain-containing protein, with amino-acid sequence MDVQNDAVYKPEEIARLLKVTGGTIRNLIKKGSLFAYQVGDQYRIPRYALEQWLSPFRGVDWESIGFGLWKKDRPTKNPVRYVEALRKAKYASVKDYLSDLDATS
- a CDS encoding type II toxin-antitoxin system VapC family toxin; translated protein: MNLLLDTDVLIYFLRGDPRIKSLLLLNHSFYYSYITKKELLKKPGLSTAEAEAIMRLLNRLRQVSIDGRIASLAGELLKKHRHRGLKIPDALIAASSIAKNLTLVTFNRKHFRFIPGLLLFSMETLGGTG
- a CDS encoding alkaline phosphatase family protein, translating into MLKCCFLFFPLLFVIACATNRAVELYPLKRAKEPIADRYVFMIVIDGPRVDDMEKLVEEGKLPTIRKTFFENGARFKNSTSVFPSSSSSGHQSIMTGLFPGRNGVPALSWVDRANKKVVEYLRAAGLKRLNTSLFNFRRLFNPNAEFSDTPHMLYTALDGHPTFNSFEQASFGATRFQPKFLLPYGWQYAVARDYEYTDVKAAEKTVRFLSEARLENFPRVTATAFYTVDMLLHEEEPVSERIVNAYRHIDVFLRELKGLLAKKGVLDKSVFILTGDHGFHVTEEKQVSLRDLLQKEGMNAKDSPSFGAADVIVTGRAISSNTLYLKLDKEWEREAFLEDWEATPSKSHPGKNIVEGLIDHPGIEWIIGRRKDSSVEARTKSGRARIYHTRINGEDFYQYEVPAGFVDPFSHNSPHPPYVSPVLRQKEGRFFEGNGHPDAIVLASSLFDDGRAEGIYVALDPGWNIRRKKRGNHGSLDSEDIRVPLWFSGSGIRPGKYVFGRTVDIYPTVISLFGLSFDARDTDGRVLTEILESPPGAITRASSASFTLAGIELELLRKGHVSGGRAGSLALEAKNELQRRLIVEENIQKWEGRLRTDYGDALDKSSPKGIKARQILRSLRHAKELATESRERMEKICH
- a CDS encoding ArsA family ATPase gives rise to the protein MTLSELLNKRLILLSGKGGVGKTTVSVLLALLASRLKKKVLVIEMNSTERVAPFFGLKTIGHREIPLAPYITGINLSPRDCFEEYVLMQIRFKAIYDAFFNNRFVGYFLNAVPGLNELLMIGKIFYLEKQKDKRTAEPLYDIIIVDGPATGHGISTFEVPRIARDAIKVGPLRTQSDRILSLLKDPARTAFSVVTLAEEMPVVEAGELLTMVREKLNLPVGPIFINAVHQTDITEEEARILAGKAPEKDDPLYPWFAYASLSYQRARLNAEYREMLMEKNKSLECIAIPFQYGETTSAKGLEPIVELLAIK
- a CDS encoding ArsA family ATPase, with product MKNILTEKNLILVCGSGGVGKTTMAAALALKGAALGLKTIVLTIDPAKRLATSLGLGELSGEAKSINGKKLSSIFGAPDIHCDAMMLDTKRTFDQLVAKYAPNKEVETKILNNKIYRHLSDMIAGSQEYMAMEKLFELATEGKYDLIVIDTPPTTHAIDFLEAPQKMIDAIGHSMIHLLLKPAMLAGKSGLKFFEKGSRMILKIFDRITGFAFLQDISEMLISFQELLGGFQGRAEEVKKILIQPETSFVLGAACEEKSVREAQFFSERLSALGLPLAGVILNRVHPLYRIKPDEKNEKQKDLASRIGVKLAGKMIQCLDQFEPIARRDEAYRKELKKGLTEEQFLTTIPLFESDIHSLEGLYSLTEYF
- a CDS encoding thymidylate synthase, whose amino-acid sequence is MQAYLQLLKDVLENGEKRDDRTGTGTLSIFGYQCKFDLREGFPLLTTKKLHLLSIIYELLWFLKGETNVKFLRENKVTIWDEWADKNGELGPVYGYQWRNWGKKDINQGVIPAEEPGSRPLEQNLDSRLRRNDMQKGIDQISQVVESIKKDPKSRRHIVSAWNVSDIEKMKLPPCHLLFQFYVHEDKRLSCQLYQRSADIFLGVPFNMASYALLLMMMAQVTGLKPGYFVHTFGDTHLYLNHVEQAKLQISREPRSLPTMKINPGVKSIFEFKYEDFILENYNPHPAIKADISV
- a CDS encoding dihydrofolate reductase, yielding MTLSIIVAMSQNGVIGKDNKIPWHLSEDLKRFKQLTMGHPIVMGRKTCQSIGKPLPGRENIVITRDPKFLSEGVRVVHSLDEAIKGQKPDEEIFVIGGAEIYRLALPPAEKIYLTLVERKFGGDTYFPEPEFENRFEKIEETNVLLSEKNGLPYRFVAFRRKFKS